The sequence AACATCGTCAAGCCCTGCTTGCGCTCTGGAGAGAGGGGTTGGAGGAGTGCACCGACGAGCGCTTTGATTGGCTTTACACGAGAAACCCGTCGGGCGTGACTAGAACCTATCTCGCCCTTGATGAAAAGTCGCGCAGCATAGTAGGTTGTGCCTCCCTTGTTCCGAGGCATATCAATATGGCAGGGAACGATGTTGTGATGGGCGTGGCTGCAGACTTTATCATCACTGCCCGTCACAGGGCGTTTGGCCCTGCCCTTAAACTGCAGAGGGAACTCTTTGCAAAACAGAAGGAGCACGGTTTTTGTGCTATCCTGGCCTTTCCTAATGCATCAGCAGAGGGCGTTTTCAGCCGCACCGGTTACAAACCGCTGGGCAAGGCTATCCGTTATGTGAGGCTCATAAAGGCCGAGATAAAACTGAGAGAAACGGTCAAAAATAGAATGCTCGCGAAGATCCTCGGTTTCGTACTCGACAACGTTTGGTCTATCATGAGTCTCGATATAAGGAGGATCTTGACGGCCAATACCTATACGTTTGAAACGGTTGACAATTGCGATAGTCGGTTTGACACCCTCTGGGACAAGGCAAAGCAGGGGTATCCGATTACCGGCGAGAAAGTCTCTTCATATCTGAACTGGCGATACCCCGGCGATCCTTCCCGTCGCCATCGGTTCTTCTGTATCCTTTCCAGGACGGGAGAATTGCTCGGATATCTGGTCTACATCGTAAGAGAGGGCGTTGCAATGGTAGGCGATCTTTTTTTTGTGACTTCCGACGAACAGATATCCCGCCGCCTTCTCACGGGATTCGTCAAAGAGATGAAAGCACAGGGTGCCCACTCCGTTACCCTGACCTATCTCGGATCCGGAGCACTTGCTGAAAATCTGAGAAAGGCCGGATTCTTCCCACGAAAGGAACAGGAGAGGACGGTCTTTCTCGGACAGAACGTGACTGGCGGGGAGGTAGGCCTTGAGCGAAACGGTGCGGATTGGTGCCTGCTCGACGACGAGCTCGATCTATAGTTACCATGTGATGGCTCAAGCCGTGTTCAGACCTCTCGCGACCGATCCAGCCGAAACTTGAGAAGTGCCCCGGTTGATGATAGTGCAAAGATGTTTTGAGGCATGTTGAACGGTGAATGGAAAAATAATGGATAGGAAACTCAAAATTGGCTTGATAGGGTGCGGGCAGATAGCCGACGCACATCTTTTGGAACTCGGATTTCTTAAAGATGTGAGGGTGGTCGGGGTCTGCGATCTCGTCGAGTTCTTAGCCCAGGATACGGCGGAACGATTTCATGCCGAGAAGGCCTATACAGATTACCG is a genomic window of Syntrophorhabdaceae bacterium containing:
- a CDS encoding GNAT family N-acetyltransferase, which translates into the protein MGYQIIPMDLEQHRQALLALWREGLEECTDERFDWLYTRNPSGVTRTYLALDEKSRSIVGCASLVPRHINMAGNDVVMGVAADFIITARHRAFGPALKLQRELFAKQKEHGFCAILAFPNASAEGVFSRTGYKPLGKAIRYVRLIKAEIKLRETVKNRMLAKILGFVLDNVWSIMSLDIRRILTANTYTFETVDNCDSRFDTLWDKAKQGYPITGEKVSSYLNWRYPGDPSRRHRFFCILSRTGELLGYLVYIVREGVAMVGDLFFVTSDEQISRRLLTGFVKEMKAQGAHSVTLTYLGSGALAENLRKAGFFPRKEQERTVFLGQNVTGGEVGLERNGADWCLLDDELDL